DNA from Algisphaera agarilytica:
GCCACAACCGCGGTCGACCGCGCGCGGATCCGCGGGCTCCAGGCCAGCCGTAAGAGCGCTCTGACGACTCTGGATGACGCCCGCTCCGACCTCGAGCGCCAGACCCAGCTGCTGGAGAGTGGCGATGTCAGCGCCATGGTGCTGGAAGATGCCCGTCAGGCCTTTGCGTCGGCCGAAGCCGCCGCCGCGTCTGCCGAGGCAAATCTGCAGGCGGCGGAACTCGGACTCGAAGTCACGGGGTTCAACATTGCTTCGTCTGAGGCCGAGATTCAACGCCTGCGGGAGAACCTGGCGTACACCACCATCACTTCACCGATCGACGGAATCGTCACCCGCGTCAACGTCGAGGCTGGCGAGATCGCAGTCACGGGGACGATGAATAATCCCGGCACGGTGCTTATTGAGGTTGCTGACCTCTCCGGGCTGGTCGTGACCGCCCGGGTCGACGAGTCGGACATCATCCGGGCCAAGGAGGGCCAACCCGCAAAGATCTACATCGCCGCGTACCCCGACCAGGTGTTCGACGGGATCGTCGAGCGAGTCGCATTGGCCACGTCGACACAAACCGCGGCTGGCCGGGGCAGCACGGGCTCCGCCTACTTCGAGACCCGCATCCGCCTGAACGAGCTACCAGACCCCATCCGCACCGGGCTCTCGGCCAGCGTCGAGATCGAGGCCGCCAAGTACCACGACGTTTTGCTGGTGCCCAATCAATCCGTGATGAGCGTGCCGATCGAGTCGCTGCCCACAGTCGAAGACGGGGACGACGAGCAGGACGGCGAAGACGCCGTGCCGGCCACTTACAACGTAGGCAGCCGGACGACTGCGCTAGCGGTCTACGCCGTGCGGGACGGAAAGGCGACGCTGGTGCCGGTCGAGATCGGCGCATCGGATGAGAACAACACCGTCATTACTGCAGGGCTCGAGGTCGGCGACACCGTGATCAGCGGGCCGTTCGCCTCCTTGAGCCAGCTGGCCAAAGACCTCAAGGTTCGGGTCACTCGCCGGGACGGCAAGACGATCGATGCCGAGGAATCATCATCAGACGCTG
Protein-coding regions in this window:
- a CDS encoding efflux RND transporter periplasmic adaptor subunit — protein: MKKLFRSLAWIAGVLLAIVVVLGVAGSIVAARFAPGDDQDLEVWLKTVETGELVETLAAPGLVEAVTEVEISARVSARILDIPHGEGKQVTAGDTASDSPIPPSILIELDASDLRAQLDAAQKRRDSLIATTAVDRARIRGLQASRKSALTTLDDARSDLERQTQLLESGDVSAMVLEDARQAFASAEAAAASAEANLQAAELGLEVTGFNIASSEAEIQRLRENLAYTTITSPIDGIVTRVNVEAGEIAVTGTMNNPGTVLIEVADLSGLVVTARVDESDIIRAKEGQPAKIYIAAYPDQVFDGIVERVALATSTQTAAGRGSTGSAYFETRIRLNELPDPIRTGLSASVEIEAAKYHDVLLVPNQSVMSVPIESLPTVEDGDDEQDGEDAVPATYNVGSRTTALAVYAVRDGKATLVPVEIGASDENNTVITAGLEVGDTVISGPFASLSQLAKDLKVRVTRRDGKTIDAEESSSDAVDKGKGGGNDDDAQ